A single genomic interval of Bradyrhizobium sp. sBnM-33 harbors:
- the katG gene encoding catalase/peroxidase HPI, with protein sequence MDDKTKCPFSGGNRARTNRDWWPDALDVSVLHRNSTLSDPMGEAFDYAKEFKTLDLDAVIKDLHALMTDSQEWWPADFGHYGGLMIRMAWHSAGTYRITDGRGGAGAGQQRFAPLNSWPDNANLDKARRLLWPIKQKYGRKISWADLMILAGNVALESMGFKTFGFAGGRADVWEPEELFWGPEGTWLGDERYSGERQLAEPLGAVQMGLIYVNPEGPNGNPDPIAAAKDIRETFFRMAMNDEETVALIAGGHSFGKTHGAGDPSLVGPDPESGALEDQGLGWKSKHGTGVGADAITGGPEVTWTQTPTKWSNLFFKNLFENEWELTQSPAGAKQWKAKGSEATIPDAYDKSKKHVPTMLTTDLSLRLDPAYEKISRRFYEHPDQFADAFARAWFKLTHRDMGPIARYLGPLVPKETLIWQDPIPAVDHPLIGEQDIAALKAKILASGLSVSQLVSTAWASASTFRGSDKRGGANGARIRLSPQKDWEVNQPAELKTVLQKLEAIQKEFGKKVSLADLIVLGGCAAVEKAAKDAGLDVKVPFTPGRMDASQDQTDVESFAPLEPRADGFRNYINSKRHQFMKPEEALVDRAQLLRLTGPEMTVLLGGLRVLGANFGGSKHGVFTQKPGTLTNDFFVNLLDMGTQWQPAGSDGVYESRDRKTNAVKWTGTRVDLIFGSHSQLRAFAEVYACTDSKEKFAKDFVAAWDKVMNLDRFDIT encoded by the coding sequence ATGGATGACAAGACAAAATGCCCGTTCTCGGGCGGCAATCGTGCACGCACGAACCGCGACTGGTGGCCGGACGCGCTGGACGTTTCGGTTCTTCACCGCAATTCCACGCTCTCCGATCCGATGGGGGAGGCGTTCGACTACGCCAAGGAATTCAAGACGCTCGATCTCGACGCCGTGATCAAGGACCTGCATGCCTTGATGACGGATTCGCAGGAATGGTGGCCGGCCGATTTCGGTCACTATGGCGGTCTGATGATCCGCATGGCCTGGCACAGCGCAGGCACCTACCGCATCACGGATGGCCGTGGCGGCGCTGGCGCCGGTCAGCAGCGCTTCGCGCCGTTGAATAGCTGGCCTGACAACGCCAATCTCGACAAGGCGCGCCGGTTGCTGTGGCCGATCAAGCAGAAATACGGCCGGAAGATCTCGTGGGCCGACCTGATGATTCTCGCCGGCAACGTCGCGCTAGAATCGATGGGCTTCAAGACGTTCGGCTTCGCCGGCGGCCGCGCCGACGTCTGGGAGCCTGAAGAGCTGTTCTGGGGACCGGAGGGCACGTGGCTCGGCGACGAACGCTACAGCGGCGAACGCCAGCTCGCGGAGCCGCTCGGCGCCGTGCAGATGGGCCTGATCTACGTCAATCCGGAAGGGCCGAACGGCAATCCGGACCCGATCGCAGCGGCCAAGGACATCCGCGAGACGTTCTTCCGCATGGCGATGAACGACGAGGAAACCGTCGCCCTGATTGCGGGCGGCCACTCCTTCGGCAAGACCCACGGCGCCGGTGACCCGTCGCTGGTCGGCCCGGACCCGGAAAGCGGTGCGCTGGAGGATCAGGGCCTTGGCTGGAAGAGCAAGCATGGCACGGGCGTCGGCGCCGACGCCATCACCGGCGGCCCGGAAGTCACGTGGACGCAGACGCCGACCAAGTGGAGCAATCTGTTCTTCAAGAACCTGTTCGAAAACGAATGGGAACTGACGCAGAGCCCGGCCGGGGCGAAGCAGTGGAAGGCAAAAGGGTCGGAAGCCACCATCCCGGACGCCTACGACAAGTCGAAGAAGCATGTGCCGACCATGCTGACCACCGACCTGTCGCTGCGCCTCGACCCGGCCTACGAGAAGATCTCGCGGCGCTTCTACGAGCATCCGGACCAGTTCGCCGATGCGTTCGCGCGTGCCTGGTTCAAGCTCACGCACCGCGACATGGGCCCGATCGCGCGTTACCTCGGCCCGCTGGTGCCGAAGGAAACGTTGATCTGGCAGGACCCGATTCCGGCGGTCGATCATCCGCTGATCGGCGAGCAGGACATCGCCGCGCTGAAGGCGAAGATTCTCGCCTCCGGCCTGTCGGTGTCGCAGCTCGTCTCGACCGCATGGGCGTCGGCCTCGACGTTCCGCGGCTCCGACAAGCGCGGTGGCGCCAACGGCGCGCGGATACGTCTCAGCCCGCAGAAGGACTGGGAGGTCAATCAGCCGGCCGAGCTCAAGACCGTGCTGCAGAAGCTCGAAGCGATCCAGAAGGAGTTCGGCAAGAAGGTTTCGCTTGCCGACCTGATCGTTCTCGGCGGCTGCGCGGCGGTCGAAAAAGCCGCAAAGGACGCCGGGCTAGACGTCAAGGTGCCGTTCACGCCGGGTCGCATGGACGCGTCGCAGGACCAGACCGACGTCGAATCCTTCGCCCCGCTGGAACCGCGTGCCGACGGCTTCCGCAACTATATCAACAGCAAGAGGCACCAGTTCATGAAGCCTGAAGAGGCATTGGTGGACCGGGCACAATTGCTGCGGCTGACGGGACCCGAGATGACGGTTCTGCTCGGCGGCCTGCGTGTCCTCGGCGCCAATTTCGGCGGGTCGAAGCACGGCGTGTTCACCCAAAAGCCTGGCACGCTGACGAACGACTTTTTCGTCAACCTGCTCGACATGGGCACGCAATGGCAGCCCGCCGGCTCTGACGGCGTATACGAGAGCCGCGACCGGAAGACGAATGCGGTCAAATGGACCGGCACCCGCGTCGACCTGATCTTCGGTTCGCACTCGCAGCTCCGCGCCTTCGCGGAAGTCTATGCGTGCACCGACTCGAAGGAGAAGTTTGCGAAGGATTTCGTGGCGGCGTGGGACAAGGTGATGAACCTCGATCGATTCGACATCACCTGA
- a CDS encoding LysR substrate-binding domain-containing protein: protein MIQMTLRQLRYFDALARHGHFGRAAEACSISQPALSMQIKEMEEVLGGVLLERSARQVTLTKFGEEIVQRVRDILRSVDELGDFARASRDRLAGRLRIGMIPTIAPYLLPKVIEHLARLHPELDIHVRETLTPKLIKEVTEGRLDTAIVALPVSESSLTEVTCFSENFLLVRPGEDEGTPVPSHETLREMRLLLLEEGHCFREQALSFCNMQSSPPREVLDASSLSTLVQMVGAGIGVTLIPEMAVAVETRSAPVSVARFRNPQPSRTIGMVWRKTSPLAGQLQQISEVVCLAADALREQRKTASSSRKSRT, encoded by the coding sequence ATGATCCAGATGACGCTCCGACAGCTGCGCTATTTCGACGCGCTGGCACGTCACGGCCATTTCGGACGCGCGGCAGAGGCATGTTCGATCTCGCAGCCGGCGCTCTCGATGCAGATCAAGGAAATGGAGGAAGTTTTGGGCGGCGTGCTGCTGGAGCGCAGCGCGCGGCAGGTCACGCTGACCAAATTCGGCGAAGAGATCGTCCAGCGCGTCCGCGACATCCTGCGATCGGTCGACGAACTCGGCGATTTCGCGCGCGCCTCACGCGACCGGCTCGCGGGGCGCTTACGCATCGGCATGATTCCGACGATCGCGCCCTACCTGCTGCCCAAGGTGATCGAGCATCTCGCGCGCCTGCATCCCGAGCTCGACATTCACGTGCGCGAGACGCTGACGCCAAAGCTGATCAAGGAGGTCACGGAGGGCCGACTCGATACCGCGATCGTTGCGCTGCCGGTGTCGGAGTCTTCGCTGACCGAGGTCACGTGTTTTTCTGAGAACTTCCTGCTGGTGCGGCCGGGCGAGGATGAGGGCACGCCGGTGCCGAGTCATGAAACGCTGCGTGAAATGCGGCTGCTGCTGCTCGAGGAGGGACACTGCTTTCGCGAGCAGGCGCTGTCGTTCTGCAACATGCAGTCCTCGCCGCCGCGGGAAGTCCTGGACGCGAGCTCGCTGTCGACGCTCGTGCAAATGGTCGGCGCCGGTATCGGCGTCACCCTGATTCCGGAAATGGCGGTCGCGGTGGAAACCCGCTCAGCGCCGGTCTCCGTCGCCCGCTTCAGGAATCCGCAGCCGTCGCGAACCATCGGCATGGTCTGGCGCAAGACAAGCCCGCTCGCCGGACAGCTCCAGCAGATATCCGAGGTGGTCTGCCTCGCCGCCGACGCATTGCGCGAACAGCGCAAGACGGCATCGTCATCACGGAAATCGCGGACCTGA
- a CDS encoding GNAT family N-acetyltransferase, whose product MLQTIIRLARPDEYDRIAQAWMDSWASTGLEDASDALLAKLRARIPMEVERGWSLYVVDDNGNLAAMLALHLPDRYLDQLFVTPEYQGNSVGHQLLAFTRKHLPDEIWLRCVRENEKAWHWYEREGFVLEKEQVEPMTGFMMKYYRWRKSA is encoded by the coding sequence TTGTTACAAACGATCATCCGCCTCGCACGACCAGACGAGTATGACAGGATCGCCCAGGCCTGGATGGACAGTTGGGCCTCGACCGGATTGGAAGACGCCAGCGATGCCCTGTTGGCGAAATTGCGCGCGCGCATCCCAATGGAGGTGGAGAGGGGCTGGAGCCTTTATGTCGTCGACGATAACGGGAATTTGGCAGCGATGCTCGCGTTGCATCTTCCCGATCGCTATCTCGACCAGCTGTTCGTCACGCCGGAATATCAGGGCAACAGCGTCGGACACCAACTGCTCGCCTTTACGCGCAAGCATCTGCCGGATGAAATCTGGCTGCGCTGCGTGCGAGAGAACGAAAAAGCCTGGCACTGGTACGAGCGCGAAGGCTTTGTGTTGGAAAAGGAGCAGGTCGAGCCGATGACGGGATTCATGATGAAATATTATCGCTGGCGGAAATCGGCGTGA
- a CDS encoding glutathione S-transferase family protein, with translation MIQLYWSPRSRSFSAIWLLEEAGLPYERVLTDITTGAQKAPEYLAINPMGKVPGLKDGDSALGEAAAICAYIADRYPETNLAPAVTDPLRARYLQWLFFSPSCIEPALIQLFTKLEVPASTAAWGSATQTFDVLDAALQKGPWILGEKFSAADIMLGSGLNFAVRLFKMVPPRPSFDVYIDRCAARPAFQRAEKIAAG, from the coding sequence ATGATCCAACTCTACTGGTCGCCGCGGTCCCGCTCCTTCTCCGCGATCTGGCTGCTGGAAGAAGCCGGGCTGCCTTATGAGCGCGTGCTCACCGACATCACGACTGGCGCGCAGAAGGCGCCGGAATATCTCGCGATCAATCCGATGGGCAAGGTGCCAGGGCTGAAGGACGGCGACTCGGCGCTCGGAGAAGCGGCGGCGATCTGCGCTTACATCGCCGACCGATATCCCGAAACCAACCTTGCGCCGGCCGTCACCGATCCGCTGCGGGCAAGATACCTGCAGTGGCTGTTCTTTTCACCGAGCTGCATCGAGCCGGCGCTGATCCAGCTCTTCACGAAACTGGAGGTGCCGGCGAGCACCGCGGCGTGGGGCAGTGCCACCCAGACGTTCGACGTGCTCGACGCCGCCCTGCAAAAGGGTCCATGGATTCTCGGCGAGAAGTTTTCGGCCGCCGACATCATGCTCGGCTCGGGGCTGAATTTTGCGGTGCGGCTGTTCAAGATGGTGCCGCCGCGGCCGTCGTTCGACGTCTATATCGACCGCTGCGCGGCGCGCCCGGCCTTTCAGCGCGCGGAGAAGATCGCGGCGGGGTGA
- the fabI gene encoding enoyl-ACP reductase FabI — translation MQDLMKGKRGLIMGVANDHSIAWGIAKTLHAHGAELAFTYQGDALGKRVKPLAQSLGADTVLSCDVEDLASVDSVFATLKAKWGGLDFLVHAVAFSDKNELKGRYADTTRENFSRTMLISCFSFTEIAKRAADLMPETGGSMITLTFGGSVRVMPNYNVMGVAKAALEASVRYLAADFGPRKIRINSISAGPVRTLAGSGIGDARAMFAFQQKHSPLGRGVTLEELGGSALYLLSDLSGGVTGEIHYVDSGYNVIAMPRPEELKAE, via the coding sequence ATGCAGGACCTGATGAAAGGCAAGCGCGGCTTGATCATGGGCGTCGCCAATGATCATTCGATCGCCTGGGGCATCGCCAAGACGCTTCACGCGCACGGCGCCGAGCTCGCTTTCACCTATCAGGGCGACGCGCTCGGCAAGCGCGTCAAGCCGCTGGCGCAATCGCTCGGCGCCGATACGGTGCTGTCGTGCGACGTCGAAGACCTTGCCAGCGTCGATTCCGTTTTCGCGACACTGAAGGCCAAATGGGGCGGGCTCGACTTTCTCGTCCACGCGGTTGCGTTCTCCGACAAGAACGAGTTGAAGGGGCGCTATGCCGATACCACGCGCGAGAACTTTTCGCGCACCATGCTGATCTCCTGCTTTTCGTTCACCGAAATCGCCAAACGTGCCGCCGACCTGATGCCCGAGACCGGTGGCTCCATGATCACGCTGACCTTCGGCGGATCGGTGCGCGTGATGCCGAATTACAATGTAATGGGTGTGGCGAAAGCGGCGCTGGAAGCGTCGGTACGCTATCTCGCCGCCGACTTCGGCCCGCGCAAGATACGCATCAATTCGATCTCGGCAGGCCCGGTTCGCACGCTGGCAGGTTCCGGCATCGGCGATGCGCGCGCGATGTTCGCCTTCCAGCAGAAACATTCGCCGCTCGGCCGCGGCGTGACGCTGGAAGAACTCGGCGGCTCCGCACTCTATCTGCTGTCGGACCTGTCGGGTGGCGTCACGGGGGAAATCCACTACGTCGATTCCGGCTACAACGTGATCGCGATGCCGCGGCCCGAAGAGCTGAAGGCGGAGTAA
- the fabB gene encoding beta-ketoacyl-ACP synthase I produces MRRVVITGMGIVSSIGNNTQEVLASLREAKSGITRAEKYAELGFRSQVQGAPTLNPADVIDRRAMRFLAEGAAWNHVAMEQAIRDSGLEANEVSNERTGIIMGSGGPSTRTLVEAADIARTKGPKRVGPFAVPKGMSSTASATLATWFKIKGVNYSISSACATSNHCIGNAYETIQIGKQDVIFAGGCEELDWTLSVLFDAMGAMSSKYNDTPATASRPYDISRDGFVIAGGAGVVVLEELERAKARGARIYGELVGYGATSDGYDMVAPSGEGAERCMRMAISTVKTPIDYINPHATSTPAGDPPEIEAIRKVFGTGDKCPPISATKALTGHSLGATGVQEAIYSLLMLNNGFVCESAHITELDPVFADMPIVRKRIDNAKLGTVLSNSFGFGGTNATLVFKRLDA; encoded by the coding sequence ATGAGGCGGGTTGTCATCACGGGGATGGGTATCGTCTCATCCATCGGAAACAACACCCAGGAAGTGCTTGCGAGCCTTCGCGAGGCAAAATCCGGCATCACGCGCGCGGAAAAGTACGCCGAGCTCGGTTTTCGCTCGCAGGTGCAGGGCGCGCCAACGCTCAATCCCGCTGACGTCATCGATCGTCGCGCCATGCGATTCCTCGCCGAAGGCGCGGCTTGGAATCACGTCGCGATGGAACAGGCGATCCGCGATTCCGGTCTTGAAGCCAACGAAGTCTCCAATGAGCGTACCGGCATCATCATGGGGTCGGGCGGACCGTCGACGCGGACGCTGGTGGAAGCGGCAGACATCGCGCGCACCAAGGGTCCGAAGCGGGTCGGCCCGTTCGCGGTGCCGAAGGGCATGTCATCAACGGCCTCGGCGACGTTGGCGACCTGGTTCAAGATCAAGGGCGTGAACTATTCGATTTCTTCGGCCTGCGCGACCTCCAACCATTGCATCGGCAACGCCTATGAGACGATCCAGATCGGCAAGCAGGACGTGATCTTCGCCGGCGGTTGCGAGGAGCTCGACTGGACCCTGTCGGTGCTGTTCGACGCCATGGGCGCAATGTCGTCCAAATACAACGACACGCCGGCGACGGCCTCGCGTCCCTACGACATCAGCCGCGATGGTTTTGTCATTGCTGGTGGCGCCGGCGTGGTGGTGCTGGAAGAGCTCGAACGTGCCAAGGCGCGGGGCGCGCGCATTTACGGCGAACTGGTCGGCTATGGCGCGACGTCGGACGGTTACGACATGGTGGCGCCGTCGGGCGAAGGCGCCGAGCGCTGCATGCGCATGGCGATTTCGACGGTAAAGACGCCGATCGACTACATCAATCCGCACGCCACCTCGACGCCAGCCGGCGATCCGCCGGAAATCGAGGCGATCCGAAAGGTGTTCGGCACCGGCGACAAGTGCCCGCCGATCTCGGCGACCAAGGCGCTGACCGGCCATTCGCTCGGCGCTACCGGCGTGCAGGAGGCGATCTATTCGCTTCTGATGCTGAACAACGGCTTCGTCTGCGAGAGCGCCCATATCACCGAACTCGATCCGGTGTTTGCCGACATGCCGATCGTGCGCAAGCGCATCGATAACGCCAAGCTCGGCACCGTTCTGTCGAACTCCTTCGGCTTCGGCGGCACCAACGCCACGCTGGTGTTCAAGCGGCTGGATGCGTAG
- the fabA gene encoding 3-hydroxyacyl-[acyl-carrier-protein] dehydratase FabA, with amino-acid sequence MLDRRSGYEYEDLLACGRGEMFGPGNAQLPLPPMLMFDRITEITEKGGEFGKGLIRAELDVKPDLWFFGCHFKNDPVMPGCLGLDAMWQMVGFYLGWIGGEGRGRALGLGELKFSGQVLPNARKVVYNIDMKRVMRSKLVLGVGDGWLSMDGEIIYRAKDLKVGLFKQGSAPGG; translated from the coding sequence ATGCTGGATCGGCGCAGCGGTTATGAATACGAGGATTTGCTCGCCTGCGGCCGCGGTGAGATGTTCGGCCCCGGAAATGCGCAGCTACCGCTGCCGCCGATGCTGATGTTCGACCGCATCACCGAGATCACCGAAAAGGGCGGTGAGTTCGGCAAGGGCCTGATCCGCGCCGAACTCGATGTGAAGCCGGACCTGTGGTTTTTCGGCTGTCACTTCAAGAATGACCCGGTCATGCCGGGGTGCCTTGGCCTGGACGCGATGTGGCAGATGGTCGGATTCTACCTCGGCTGGATCGGCGGCGAGGGACGGGGCCGGGCGCTGGGGCTCGGGGAATTGAAGTTCTCCGGCCAGGTGCTGCCGAACGCCCGCAAGGTTGTGTACAACATCGACATGAAACGCGTGATGCGTTCAAAGCTGGTGCTCGGCGTTGGCGACGGCTGGCTTTCCATGGATGGCGAGATTATCTATCGCGCCAAGGATCTGAAGGTCGGGCTGTTCAAGCAGGGCTCCGCGCCGGGCGGCTGA
- the irrA gene encoding iron response transcriptional regulator IrrA, whose protein sequence is MNDQASPLNDDGIDPAARAAGHQPALTGCPWHDVNEMLQAAGLRPTRQRMALGWLLFGKGARHLTAEMLYEEATLAKVPVSLATVYNTLNQLTDAGLLRQVSVDGTKTYFDTNVTAHHHFYLENNHELVDIPDPHLVLSKMPDVPEGYEIARVDMVVRLRKKR, encoded by the coding sequence ATGAACGACCAAGCCTCGCCCCTGAACGACGACGGTATCGATCCGGCTGCCCGCGCCGCTGGACACCAGCCGGCGTTGACTGGCTGTCCGTGGCACGACGTCAATGAAATGCTGCAGGCCGCTGGCCTCAGGCCCACCCGGCAGCGCATGGCGCTGGGCTGGCTGCTGTTCGGCAAGGGCGCCCGCCATCTGACCGCGGAAATGCTGTATGAGGAGGCGACGCTCGCCAAGGTTCCGGTGTCGCTGGCCACCGTCTACAACACGCTCAATCAGCTCACGGACGCCGGTCTGTTGCGCCAGGTCTCGGTCGACGGCACCAAGACTTATTTCGACACCAACGTCACCGCGCATCACCACTTCTATCTCGAGAACAATCACGAGCTGGTCGACATCCCCGATCCGCACCTGGTGTTGTCGAAGATGCCCGACGTGCCCGAGGGCTATGAGATCGCCCGCGTCGACATGGTCGTGCGGCTGCGCAAGAAGCGCTGA
- a CDS encoding SH3 domain-containing protein, translating to MALGRFCSVAVLAACWLVASVSAGFSAKDSATTTSGLPVPRYVSLKSDHVNVRAGPTKDNDVAWIYTRSGLPVEITAEFENWRRVRDSEGAEGWVYHSLLSGRRTAVVTMKSKDELASLYDRPDPTSAVAARLQAGVVAQVKKCANGWCRVVGNGFDGWIEQQRLWGVYADERVD from the coding sequence ATGGCGTTGGGGCGTTTCTGTTCGGTGGCGGTGCTGGCGGCGTGCTGGCTTGTCGCATCGGTCAGTGCAGGGTTTTCGGCCAAGGATTCGGCCACCACCACGAGCGGCCTGCCGGTGCCGCGATATGTCAGCCTCAAATCCGATCATGTGAATGTGCGGGCCGGTCCGACCAAGGACAACGACGTCGCCTGGATCTATACCCGTTCGGGCCTGCCGGTCGAAATCACCGCCGAGTTCGAGAACTGGCGGCGCGTGCGCGATTCCGAAGGCGCCGAGGGCTGGGTCTATCATTCGCTGTTGTCCGGCCGCCGCACTGCGGTCGTCACCATGAAGAGCAAGGATGAGCTTGCATCGCTCTATGATCGTCCCGATCCGACGAGCGCGGTTGCGGCCCGCCTGCAGGCCGGCGTCGTCGCGCAAGTCAAGAAATGCGCCAATGGCTGGTGCCGCGTCGTCGGCAACGGCTTTGACGGCTGGATCGAGCAGCAGCGCCTGTGGGGCGTGTATGCGGACGAAAGGGTGGATTGA
- a CDS encoding 2-hydroxyacid dehydrogenase: MSVKKKPLVVVTRKLPDSIETRMRELFDARLNLDDTPMTPEQIADAVRTADVLVPTVTDMVREEMLNDPDCKLRMIANFGNGVDNIDVAAAHARGITVTNTPKVLTEDTADMTMALILAVPRRLIEGASILTDGKNWAGWSPTWMLGHRIGGKRLGIIGMGRIGQAVARRARAFGLQIHYHNRRPVAPVIADELGATYWESLDQMLARMDIISVNCPHTPATYHLLSARRLKLIRKDAYIVNTARGGVIDEDTLIKLLEAGDIGGAGLDVYEHEPAVNPKLVRLAKAGKVTLLPHMGSATIEGRVEMGEKVIINIRTFLDNHKPPDRVLPSML, from the coding sequence ATGTCGGTTAAGAAAAAACCTCTCGTCGTCGTCACTCGCAAATTGCCTGACTCGATCGAGACCCGGATGCGCGAGCTGTTCGACGCAAGGTTGAATCTCGACGATACGCCGATGACGCCGGAGCAGATCGCGGATGCGGTCCGCACTGCTGACGTGCTGGTGCCGACCGTCACCGACATGGTCCGCGAGGAAATGCTCAACGATCCCGACTGCAAGCTGCGCATGATCGCCAATTTCGGCAACGGCGTCGACAATATCGACGTCGCGGCGGCGCATGCGCGCGGCATCACGGTGACCAATACGCCGAAAGTACTGACCGAAGACACCGCCGACATGACGATGGCGCTGATTCTCGCCGTACCGCGGCGCCTGATCGAGGGCGCCTCGATTCTCACCGACGGCAAGAACTGGGCTGGCTGGTCGCCGACCTGGATGCTCGGCCATCGCATCGGGGGAAAACGCCTCGGCATCATCGGCATGGGCCGCATCGGTCAGGCGGTTGCCCGCCGCGCGCGCGCCTTCGGCCTGCAGATCCACTATCACAACCGCCGCCCGGTGGCGCCTGTTATCGCCGATGAACTCGGCGCGACCTACTGGGAAAGCCTCGACCAGATGCTGGCGCGGATGGACATCATCTCGGTGAACTGTCCGCATACGCCTGCGACCTATCACCTCTTGTCGGCCAGGCGGCTGAAGCTGATCCGCAAAGACGCCTACATCGTCAACACCGCGCGCGGCGGGGTGATCGACGAGGACACGCTGATCAAGCTGCTCGAAGCCGGTGACATCGGCGGCGCCGGCCTCGACGTCTACGAGCATGAGCCCGCGGTCAATCCGAAACTGGTGCGGCTGGCGAAAGCCGGCAAGGTGACGCTACTGCCGCATATGGGCTCGGCTACCATCGAAGGCCGCGTCGAGATGGGCGAGAAGGTGATCATCAATATCAGAACCTTCCTCGACAACCACAAGCCGCCCGATCGCGTGCTGCCCAGCATGCTGTGA
- a CDS encoding LysR family transcriptional regulator: MKDFDLRDLDAFVAVARTRNFRRAATEQGVSVSSLSQRLRDMEERLGVRLMNRTTRSVALTEAGELLLGRVGPALSDVGAALDQVRGLRAVPSGRLRINAPPPAIDLVLAPMVAPFLEKHPKIELEIVGESSFIDIVAGGFDAGVRYGEHLAQDMIAVSLGAPQRYAVVASKEYVARHGRPEAPKDLLDHACIRTRFGSGAMLDWEFEKAGRVVKVSPPAKLVATYLGLALRAVHDGVGFWLTFEGYVRYGIKSGALVSVLDDWCPPFPGPFLYYPSRRQPPPALAAFVSFVAEWRKRERRKSK; this comes from the coding sequence ATGAAGGATTTCGACCTCCGCGACCTCGACGCGTTCGTCGCCGTGGCGCGCACCCGGAATTTCCGCCGTGCCGCGACAGAACAGGGCGTCTCTGTCTCAAGCCTCAGCCAGCGGCTGCGCGACATGGAGGAGCGGCTCGGCGTCCGCCTGATGAATCGCACCACGCGCAGCGTAGCCCTCACCGAAGCCGGCGAGTTGTTGCTGGGGCGCGTCGGCCCGGCGCTATCGGATGTCGGTGCGGCGCTCGATCAGGTGCGCGGCCTGCGGGCCGTGCCGTCGGGGCGTCTACGCATCAATGCGCCGCCGCCGGCAATCGACCTCGTGTTGGCGCCGATGGTCGCGCCGTTTCTTGAGAAGCATCCCAAAATCGAGTTGGAGATCGTCGGCGAGAGTTCGTTTATCGATATCGTTGCCGGCGGATTCGACGCCGGCGTGCGCTATGGCGAACATCTGGCGCAGGACATGATCGCGGTCTCGCTCGGAGCGCCGCAGCGTTACGCCGTGGTGGCGTCCAAGGAGTATGTTGCTCGACATGGTCGACCGGAAGCGCCGAAGGATCTGCTCGACCATGCCTGTATCCGCACCCGCTTCGGCAGCGGCGCGATGCTGGATTGGGAGTTTGAGAAAGCGGGCCGTGTCGTAAAGGTTTCCCCGCCGGCCAAGCTGGTCGCGACCTATCTGGGGCTGGCATTGCGCGCCGTCCATGACGGGGTGGGCTTCTGGCTGACGTTCGAAGGTTATGTACGCTACGGCATCAAGTCGGGCGCGCTGGTCAGCGTGCTCGACGACTGGTGCCCGCCGTTTCCGGGGCCGTTTTTGTACTATCCGAGCCGTCGCCAGCCGCCGCCGGCGCTTGCCGCGTTCGTCTCGTTTGTCGCGGAGTGGCGGAAACGAGAGCGGCGGAAGAGCAAATGA